A region from the Salvia splendens isolate huo1 chromosome 15, SspV2, whole genome shotgun sequence genome encodes:
- the LOC121768481 gene encoding transcription factor 25-like → MSSRLMKKVLNEQSAALQLRSDGDDDDSESPQSSAPARNLFSLLGDDDDDTAIDQEQAEDANETSDRDSAPLSETAAVPARNANSKKKRNKKKKKNSNKADLSLVNRTGSSDLNLDSLSLTDGHQETCSPAKNKLLNADADAKLPKKPFKTRVLEVDPKFLSAENELRRIFGSRVVKSHDRNSSSANPRLMRGGRRGTHNLKKTIIISPSQHWPRWDGSLTMELLNTLEGVHYFRYTHSSSYAQAQRAFESAKENHDLNGIANVLLNHPYHIDSLTTLADYFKFTGEHQMSADATAKCLYALECAWHPLFTPSRNCQLKYDHDMNKPLFSALFTHMKNMDRRGCHRSALEICKLLLSLDSNDPMGAMFCIDYYALRAEEHGWLEQFSEEYQSDNSLWLFPNFSYSLAICRLCLESKEVLGGGESETEVGKATSFELMKQALMLHPSVLKKLVVKVPLNDRKWTSVVKHSFFRSEETGSPSLDHLIAIYIEKSYIIWRLQDLQKLLYDSTISLIEMLEKKESDVNDWACVRKEAFSSEKNEYSYLLVSEFSDSVPTMPPENLQDFIVNQRGGGIEIPEQIPENHVLRDVANRSPLAVLFESILPWVNYGTGDGEDEHHLPGQADED, encoded by the exons ATGTCTTCTAGGTTGATGAAGAAGGTTCTTAATGAACAATCAGCGGCTCTGCAGCTCCGCAGCGATGGCGATGATGATGATTCTGAGTCTCCTCAATCTTCCGCCCCTGCTCGGAATCTCTTTAGCCTTCTCGGAGATGACGATGATGATACTGCAATCGATCAG GAGCAAGCTGAAGATGCTAATGAGACATCTGATCGAGACAGTGCTCCGTTATCAGAAACGGCTGCCGTTCCTGCCCGAAATGCCAAttcaaagaagaagagaaacaagaagaagaagaagaactcGAACAAAGCTGACTTGTCTCTAGTTAATCGTACTGGATCTTCTGATCTCAACTTAGACAGCTTAAGTTTGACAGATGGTCATCAAGAGACTTGTTCTCCTGCTAAGAACAAGTTACTAAATGCTGATGCCGATGCCAAGTTGCCCAAGAAACCTTTCAAGACTCGCGTACTAGAAGTTGATCCCAAATTTCTCAGTGCAGAAAATGAGCTCCGGAGGATATTTGGTTCTAGAGTGGTGAAGTCACATGACAGAAATTCATCATCCGCTAATCCTAGGCTTATGCGTGGTGGTCGCCGAGGAACTCATAATCTCAAGAAGACTATCATAATATCTCCATCTCAACATTGGCCACGCTGGGACGGCTCTCTAACAATGGAACTACTCAATACTCTAGAGGGTGTCCACTATTTCAG ATACACACATTCGTCATCATATGCCCAAGCTCAGAGAGCTTTTGAATCTGCCAAGGAGAATCACGACCTTAATGGGATAGCAAATGTTCTGTTGAATCATCCTTATCACATAGACTCACTAACGACATTAGCGGACTATTTCAAATTCACGGGTGAACACCAAATGTCAGCTGATGCTACTGCAAAATGTCTATACGCTCTAGAATGTGCATGGCATCCACTATTCACTCCATCAAGGAACTGCCAATTGAAGTACGATCATGATATGAACAAGCCACTCTTCTCAGCACTTTTTACTCATATGAAAAATATGGATAGGCGTGGTTGCCACAGATCTGCCCTTGAAATATGTAAGCTCTTGCTTTCCCTTGATTCGAACGATCCGATGGGTGCTATGTTCTGCATTGACTACTATGCTTTGAGAGCTGAGGAGCATGGTTGGTTGGAACAGTTTTCTGAAGAATATCAATCCGACAATTCCCTGTGGCTATTTCCGAATTTTTCTTATTCCCTTGCGATTTGCCGGCTTTGCCTTGAGAGCAAAGAAGTTTTAGGTGGTGGGGAAAGTGAAACAGAAGTCGGGAAAGCTACTTCATTTGAACTGATGAAGCAGGCTTTGATGCTCCATCCATCAGTATTGAAGAAACTGGTTGTGAAGGTCCCTTTAAATGATAGGAAGTGGACCAGTGTAGTGAAGCACAGTTTCTTTCGATCTGAAGAAACAGGAAGCCCGTCTCTGGATCACTTGATTGCAATATATATTGAGAAGAGCTACATAATATGGAGACTCCAAGATCTGCAAAAACTCTTATATGATTCGACAATATCACTGATTGAGATGCTGGAAAAGAAAGAAAGTGATGTCAATGACTGGGCATGTGTGAGGAAAGAGGCTTTCTCATCAGAGAAGAATGA GTATTCTTATTTGTTGGTCTCTGAATTCTCTGATTCGGTGCCAACAATGCCGCCGGAAAACTTGCAGGACTTTATAGTCAATCAAAGGGGTGGTGGGATCGAGATCCCTGAACAGATTCCTGAAAACCATGTGCTTCGTGATGTTGCTAACAGAAGTCCACTTGCTGTACTATTTGAGTCGATCCTACCATGGGTAAACTATGGAACTGGAGACGGAGAGGACGAGCATCATCTCCCAGGGCAAGCCGATGAGGATTAG
- the LOC121767549 gene encoding probable bifunctional methylthioribulose-1-phosphate dehydratase/enolase-phosphatase E1: MAAAVASSPPIFLVVDSRVKQTKAIVSEPCGQFKNLGWVSGVLPPCGSVLPKPSKFLKRVLGRRRNAPVTAEAGTSSNGIAPARRCIVLDIEGTTTPISFVTDVLFPYARDNVGKHLELTYDTAETQDDIELLRAQVVEDVVKNVVGAVPIPTHGDREEVIASVVANVQAMIKADRKITSLKQLQGHIWRTGFWSNEIEAVVYDDVPEALEKWHAMGLKVYVYSSGSRLAQRLIFGNTNYGDLRKYLCGFFDTTIGNKKEKKSYQEIWESLGVDDPSQILFVTDVYQEAIAAKAAGLEVIISIRPGNGPLPENHGFQTTNSLSEI; this comes from the exons ATGGCAGCGGCTGTAGCTTCATCGCCCCCCATTTTCCTCGTAGTGGACAGCAGAGTGAAACAAACTAAGGCCATTGTTTCTGAGCCGTGCGGCCAATTCAAGAATCTTGGCTGGGTTTCAG GTGTGTTGCCTCCCTGTGGATCTGTGTTGCCTAAGCCTTCCAAGTTCCTCAAG AGAGTTCTAGGCAGACGTCGTAATGCTCCAGTTACTGCTGAGGCGGGGACTTCAAGTAATGGCATTGCACCAGCAAGA CGTTGTATTGTTCTGGACATTGAAGGAACGACTACTCCCATATCGTTTGTTACGGATGTTCTCTTCCCATATGCTCGTGACAATGTGGGGAAGCATCTGGAGCTGACATATGATACTGCAGAAACTCAAGACGACATTGAATTACTACGAGCTCAA GTGGTAGAAGATGTTGTAAAGAATGTTGTTGGGGCAGTTCCTATCCCCACACATGGAGACAGAGAGGAGGTAATTGCAAGTGTCGTTGCGAACGTGCAGGCTATGATAAAAGCCGATAGGAAAATTACATCCTTGAAGCAATTGCAG GGGCATATATGGCGGACAGGGTTTTGGAGTAACGAGATCGAGGCAGTTGTGTACGATGATGTACCCGAAGCTCTAGAAAAGTGGCATGCTATGGGACTTAAG GTATATGTATATTCGAGTGGTAGCAGATTGGCGCAGAGGCTAATTTTTGGCAATACAAACTACGGTGATCTCAGAAAATACTTATGTGGTTTTTTTGATACTACCATTGG gaacaaaaaagaaaagaaaagctaCCAAGAAATCTGGGAGTCTCTTGGAGTAGATGATCCatcacaaattttatttgtcaCTGATGTATATCAAGAAGCTATAGCTGCAAAAGCAGCAG GTTTGGAGGTGATCATATCTATCAGACCAGGAAATGGACCGCTACCAGAAAATCATGGTTTTCAGACCACTAACTCCTTGTCTGAAATTTAA
- the LOC121768062 gene encoding rapid alkalinization factor 23-like, whose translation MALRMGLFVLMLALVVAVAHSSTYDLGDAEPDGHGLVEDAIEIDEEMMMESESARRQLGPAGYVSYGALSRNKTPCNKRGRSYYNCRGHEQANPYNRGCTRASRCARSTV comes from the coding sequence ATGGCTTTACGAATGGGGTTGTTTGTTCTAATGCTTGCTCTAGTTGTCGCGGTGGCGCATTCGAGCACGTACGATTTGGGAGATGCGGAGCCCGATGGCCACGGGCTGGTCGAGGACGCCATCGAGATTGACGAGGAGATGATGATGGAATCAGAGAGCGCGCGGAGACAGCTTGGCCCTGCAGGCTACGTCAGCTACGGGGCCCTCTCCCGGAACAAAACACCGTGCAACAAGAGGGGCCGATCCTATTACAATTGTCGCGGCCACGAGCAAGCCAACCCTTACAACCGCGGTTGCACCCGGGCTTCTCGTTGCGCTAGAAGTACCGTTTAA
- the LOC121769094 gene encoding putative nuclear RNA export factor SDE5 isoform X3 → MKLDVVPSFGDDDQNNLNILLEAFGSAVSFEDIASSYCETGRNLNSTSEMLCNIQSENGGSSSSTDKGRIVKLNSDKCSASIGTVSGVIGKDYVNPWRRRSDGPKERFKPMKINSIDFPVAEIWGEEKEPRVATQPMDNVLGEFLYRMLGTGFQLDMGVIQQVIGQCGYNMPMCIDKLFDISAATLEKSDDVIGISTTTQEMMSKIHNAGSTSCPKQSQLLSGSDASGGDLSVLPQTDIGKKDVQREILEALFGAPNRFEDHHQSNRPVRTHKQSSYGRIVAKPMEEKIVDDFTFITRQTINCRNSEANDESYDELRKAVAENWVTMKFYYKASMDAFMKKEFESAQNLLEQGNFYKTKAREADEKSAQKLIENSNKEEEYCINVHYLEPKDALYHMKLHLSSLCAIQFMKVVVGTGGDKKDKRRKLLITNLLEEEGITWTEEGNGWTISIRVDQIDHNKLSFINK, encoded by the exons atgaaattagACGTGGTTCCTTCATTTGGGGATGATGATCAAAACAATCTGAATATACTGCTTGAAGCTTTCGGTTCCGCTGTTTCCTTCGAAGACATAGCTTCTTCCTACTGCGAAACCGGCCGGAATTTGAATTCCACCTCGGAAATGCTCTGCAACATTCAGTCCGAGAACGGAGGGAGCTCCTCCTCTAccgataaaggccgcattgttAAATTGAATTCGGATAAGTGTTCGGCGTCGATCGGAACTGTTTCTGGTGTGATCGGAAAGGACTACGTCAACCCTTGGCGACGTCGTTCCGATGGACCGAAGGAGAGGTTCAAACCTATGAAAATTAATTCAATTGATTTTCCGGTCGCCGAGATCTGGGGTGAGGAAAAGGAGCCACGAGTTGCTACTCAGCCCATGGACAATGTTCTTGGAGAATTTCTTTATAGAATGCTTGGAACTGGGTTTCAGCTTGACATGGGTGTAATCCAACAAGTTATTG GACAATGTGGGTACAATATGCCAATG TGCATTGACAAACTCTTTGATATATCAGCTGCTACCCTAGAGAAGAGTGATGATGTTATTGGCATATCAACTACAACT CAGGAGATGATGAGCAAAATCCATAATGCGGGGTCCACGTCTTGTCCAAAGCAATCACAACTTCTTTCAGGAAG tGATGCTAGTGGTGGAGACCTATCAGTATTACCTCAGACAGATATAGGGAAGAAAGACGTGCAAAGAGAAATTTTAGAAGCACTATTTGGTGCACCTAACAGATTTGAAGATCATCATCAATCCAACCGTCCGGTTAGAACACACAAGCAGTCGTCCTATGGTCGGATTGTGGCCAAACCAATGGAAGAAAAAATCGTCGacgattttacttttattaccAGGCAAACTATTAACTGTAGAA ATTCTGAAGCAAATGATGAGAGTTATGATGAACTACGAAAAGCTGTTGCAGAGAATTGGGTTACAATGAAATTTTACTACAAAGCT TCTATGGATGCATTCATGAAAAAGGAATTTGAATCTGCTCAAAACCTTCTAGAACAG GGTAACTTCTATAAAACGAAGGCCCGAGAAGCAGATGAAAAATCTGCCCAAAAACTAATTGAGAACAG TAACAAAGAAGAAGAATATTGCATCAATGTGCATTATCTTGAACCAAAAGATGCCTTGTACCACATGAAACTTCATCTTAGCTCTCTTTGTG CTATTCAGTTCATGAAGGTTGTAGTTGGGACTGGCGGAGACAAGAAAGACAAGCGAAGGAAGCTTCTG ATAACCAATCTTTTGGAAGAGGAGGGTATTACGTGGACTGAAGAAGGAAATGGATGGACAATATCCATCCGAGTTGACCAGATTGATCATAATAAATTGAGTTTTATAAACAAATAA
- the LOC121769094 gene encoding putative nuclear RNA export factor SDE5 isoform X2, with product MKLDVVPSFGDDDQNNLNILLEAFGSAVSFEDIASSYCETGRNLNSTSEMLCNIQSENGGSSSSTDKGRIVKLNSDKCSASIGTVSGVIGKDYVNPWRRRSDGPKERFKPMKINSIDFPVAEIWGEEKEPRVATQPMDNVLGEFLYRMLGTGFQLDMGVIQQVIGQCGYNMPMCIDKLFDISAATLEKSDDVIGISTTTEMMSKIHNAGSTSCPKQSQLLSGSDASGGDLSVLPQTDIGKKDVQREILEALFGAPNRFEDHHQSNRPVRTHKQSSYGRIVAKPMEEKIVDDFTFITRQTINCRNSEANDESYDELRKAVAENWVTMKFYYKASMDAFMKKEFESAQNLLEQGNFYKTKAREADEKSAQKLIENSNKEEEYCINVHYLEPKDALYHMKLHLSSLCGLSSIQFMKVVVGTGGDKKDKRRKLLITNLLEEEGITWTEEGNGWTISIRVDQIDHNKLSFINK from the exons atgaaattagACGTGGTTCCTTCATTTGGGGATGATGATCAAAACAATCTGAATATACTGCTTGAAGCTTTCGGTTCCGCTGTTTCCTTCGAAGACATAGCTTCTTCCTACTGCGAAACCGGCCGGAATTTGAATTCCACCTCGGAAATGCTCTGCAACATTCAGTCCGAGAACGGAGGGAGCTCCTCCTCTAccgataaaggccgcattgttAAATTGAATTCGGATAAGTGTTCGGCGTCGATCGGAACTGTTTCTGGTGTGATCGGAAAGGACTACGTCAACCCTTGGCGACGTCGTTCCGATGGACCGAAGGAGAGGTTCAAACCTATGAAAATTAATTCAATTGATTTTCCGGTCGCCGAGATCTGGGGTGAGGAAAAGGAGCCACGAGTTGCTACTCAGCCCATGGACAATGTTCTTGGAGAATTTCTTTATAGAATGCTTGGAACTGGGTTTCAGCTTGACATGGGTGTAATCCAACAAGTTATTG GACAATGTGGGTACAATATGCCAATG TGCATTGACAAACTCTTTGATATATCAGCTGCTACCCTAGAGAAGAGTGATGATGTTATTGGCATATCAACTACAACT GAGATGATGAGCAAAATCCATAATGCGGGGTCCACGTCTTGTCCAAAGCAATCACAACTTCTTTCAGGAAG tGATGCTAGTGGTGGAGACCTATCAGTATTACCTCAGACAGATATAGGGAAGAAAGACGTGCAAAGAGAAATTTTAGAAGCACTATTTGGTGCACCTAACAGATTTGAAGATCATCATCAATCCAACCGTCCGGTTAGAACACACAAGCAGTCGTCCTATGGTCGGATTGTGGCCAAACCAATGGAAGAAAAAATCGTCGacgattttacttttattaccAGGCAAACTATTAACTGTAGAA ATTCTGAAGCAAATGATGAGAGTTATGATGAACTACGAAAAGCTGTTGCAGAGAATTGGGTTACAATGAAATTTTACTACAAAGCT TCTATGGATGCATTCATGAAAAAGGAATTTGAATCTGCTCAAAACCTTCTAGAACAG GGTAACTTCTATAAAACGAAGGCCCGAGAAGCAGATGAAAAATCTGCCCAAAAACTAATTGAGAACAG TAACAAAGAAGAAGAATATTGCATCAATGTGCATTATCTTGAACCAAAAGATGCCTTGTACCACATGAAACTTCATCTTAGCTCTCTTTGTGGTTTGTCAT CTATTCAGTTCATGAAGGTTGTAGTTGGGACTGGCGGAGACAAGAAAGACAAGCGAAGGAAGCTTCTG ATAACCAATCTTTTGGAAGAGGAGGGTATTACGTGGACTGAAGAAGGAAATGGATGGACAATATCCATCCGAGTTGACCAGATTGATCATAATAAATTGAGTTTTATAAACAAATAA
- the LOC121769094 gene encoding putative nuclear RNA export factor SDE5 isoform X1, whose product MKLDVVPSFGDDDQNNLNILLEAFGSAVSFEDIASSYCETGRNLNSTSEMLCNIQSENGGSSSSTDKGRIVKLNSDKCSASIGTVSGVIGKDYVNPWRRRSDGPKERFKPMKINSIDFPVAEIWGEEKEPRVATQPMDNVLGEFLYRMLGTGFQLDMGVIQQVIGQCGYNMPMCIDKLFDISAATLEKSDDVIGISTTTQEMMSKIHNAGSTSCPKQSQLLSGSDASGGDLSVLPQTDIGKKDVQREILEALFGAPNRFEDHHQSNRPVRTHKQSSYGRIVAKPMEEKIVDDFTFITRQTINCRNSEANDESYDELRKAVAENWVTMKFYYKASMDAFMKKEFESAQNLLEQGNFYKTKAREADEKSAQKLIENSNKEEEYCINVHYLEPKDALYHMKLHLSSLCGLSSIQFMKVVVGTGGDKKDKRRKLLITNLLEEEGITWTEEGNGWTISIRVDQIDHNKLSFINK is encoded by the exons atgaaattagACGTGGTTCCTTCATTTGGGGATGATGATCAAAACAATCTGAATATACTGCTTGAAGCTTTCGGTTCCGCTGTTTCCTTCGAAGACATAGCTTCTTCCTACTGCGAAACCGGCCGGAATTTGAATTCCACCTCGGAAATGCTCTGCAACATTCAGTCCGAGAACGGAGGGAGCTCCTCCTCTAccgataaaggccgcattgttAAATTGAATTCGGATAAGTGTTCGGCGTCGATCGGAACTGTTTCTGGTGTGATCGGAAAGGACTACGTCAACCCTTGGCGACGTCGTTCCGATGGACCGAAGGAGAGGTTCAAACCTATGAAAATTAATTCAATTGATTTTCCGGTCGCCGAGATCTGGGGTGAGGAAAAGGAGCCACGAGTTGCTACTCAGCCCATGGACAATGTTCTTGGAGAATTTCTTTATAGAATGCTTGGAACTGGGTTTCAGCTTGACATGGGTGTAATCCAACAAGTTATTG GACAATGTGGGTACAATATGCCAATG TGCATTGACAAACTCTTTGATATATCAGCTGCTACCCTAGAGAAGAGTGATGATGTTATTGGCATATCAACTACAACT CAGGAGATGATGAGCAAAATCCATAATGCGGGGTCCACGTCTTGTCCAAAGCAATCACAACTTCTTTCAGGAAG tGATGCTAGTGGTGGAGACCTATCAGTATTACCTCAGACAGATATAGGGAAGAAAGACGTGCAAAGAGAAATTTTAGAAGCACTATTTGGTGCACCTAACAGATTTGAAGATCATCATCAATCCAACCGTCCGGTTAGAACACACAAGCAGTCGTCCTATGGTCGGATTGTGGCCAAACCAATGGAAGAAAAAATCGTCGacgattttacttttattaccAGGCAAACTATTAACTGTAGAA ATTCTGAAGCAAATGATGAGAGTTATGATGAACTACGAAAAGCTGTTGCAGAGAATTGGGTTACAATGAAATTTTACTACAAAGCT TCTATGGATGCATTCATGAAAAAGGAATTTGAATCTGCTCAAAACCTTCTAGAACAG GGTAACTTCTATAAAACGAAGGCCCGAGAAGCAGATGAAAAATCTGCCCAAAAACTAATTGAGAACAG TAACAAAGAAGAAGAATATTGCATCAATGTGCATTATCTTGAACCAAAAGATGCCTTGTACCACATGAAACTTCATCTTAGCTCTCTTTGTGGTTTGTCAT CTATTCAGTTCATGAAGGTTGTAGTTGGGACTGGCGGAGACAAGAAAGACAAGCGAAGGAAGCTTCTG ATAACCAATCTTTTGGAAGAGGAGGGTATTACGTGGACTGAAGAAGGAAATGGATGGACAATATCCATCCGAGTTGACCAGATTGATCATAATAAATTGAGTTTTATAAACAAATAA